From the Helianthus annuus cultivar XRQ/B chromosome 17, HanXRQr2.0-SUNRISE, whole genome shotgun sequence genome, the window ATGTTTTCAACCCCGGTGATAAACTCAATAAATGATAAAACTGGCTTGACAAAGGAAGAAGAGTTGGGTGAAAATGAGAAACGAAGATTGCAGGAAATGGGAACCGTAGATGAACAATTCAAAGAAGAATATCTGAATTCTTACTTTGAAACACTAAACGTTTCGGATGAGAATGAATACGATTGGAATCTACTAATCTTGAGGGCATTAGAATTTAACGAATTTGCAGATTGCAAAGCGTTAATAGACATGCTCGATGACAGAGAATATGTCTTCAAATACAAAGTAGATCTCCAAAAGAAATTCGAGGAAATGGTTCGGTGGTTCTTGAAGGTATACATGGGGATTACATCCAGGCCAATCCCTCCTTATTCTCCGAACCGGAAGAAGATTGATTTGTTAAGTTTGTTTATCTTGGTCATAAGAGACGGAGGATACAGAGAGATTACTACTGAAAACACGTGGCCGATTATCGCTAAAGACTTAGGATTTGAATATCAAGATGGAGACTATATAAGGATCATATACGCTATGTATCTCGACGTTTTGGAATATTACTATAAGTTCAAGTCAGTCCAAGAGGAAGTTCATGTAAAGGAAATGATGAATAATGAAACAGAAATCAATGGAGGTCATCACAGGAGAACGAAGAGTGCAGAAGCTGCAGAAATCCACAGTCATGGAGATGGAACACAGTATGCATTGTTTACTCGAAAGGGCAGCGAAGATGATTGGAATGTACACAAGAAAAGGAAGCGTTTCAACTTTGATCATGCGAAGAAAGCTGTGGAGGATGCAAACCGCAGTGTTATGCAGAATAATTACAACATAACCAAAGTTTAAGGGGGTtatgttagaaatattattattattttgttaaacTTTAGTTATGTAATTTAATTATTAGAACCGATAAGTTATGTACTCGTTATTAGAACCGTTAAGATAGGATGATATGCGGATTGACGATAAGCGGGTGATCAAATCATCAtggcagttacccgccaaaaGTAACCGCCAAAATCTGTATGTTTAAATAATGTTTTGCCGGGAACTATTCCGGGCTATCAAGACAATTTGTATCTAACAAACTTGTCCGCTCAATCCTTCGTTTCTCTCTTCTCTGCAAGTTCAATACTTGTTTGTTGTTTAGATATTTCATGATGTCTGTTTTCCGTTCATGTTCTTCCGCTGTTAATAACGTTGGTGATCCggttaatcatcatcatcataatgttCAGTCGGATTTCCAACAACATGCGTGTTGCCATCTTCAATATATTTCATTAAAAAAGAGAATGAAAGATGTCAATTTAATCTTTTTTAACGTTTATGTAGGCATACCTCTAAAAGATCATACAATTCAGCTATCAGAAGCCATGCCTCCTATAAAATCTGAGAACCTCGCATGGGCGTGCTTTATGGACGTGGCTACCATAGAAGCCAGCTTCCAGCTTGTAAAAGAAGCTGAAGAGGCTTATAGATTGACAGAATGGTTTATATGCAACTCAACTACTGACCTGGAGGCTGCAGCATTTAGCATGTACTCGCAGTTGAGGCCAATAGGCCCTCTTCTGGCAAGCAACCGACTTGCTGACCAGGCAGGCCACTTCTGGCAAGAGGACCCAACCTGTTTAACATGGCTTGATCAACAACAACCATGTTCAGTCATTTATATTGCATTTGGGAGCTTCACTATTTTCGACCAAACTCAGTTTGAGGAATTGGCACTTGGTCTTGAACTTAGCAACAGACCATTCTTGTGGGTGGTGAGACCAGGTATGACCAAGGAGACTACAACTAGTTATCCAGATGGATATACGGAAAGAGTAGGCTCTCGAGGAAGAATTGTGAGTTGGGCACCACAACAGAAAGTCCTAGCTCACCCTTCAGTAGCATGCTTCATGAGTCACTGTGGTTGGAACTCTACTTTAGAAGGTGTCACAAACGGACTTCCTTTTCTGTGTTGGCCATACTTTGCTGATCAGTTTCACAATGAGACTTACATTTGTGACATGTGGAAGACTGGGTTAAGGATGGCAAAGGATGACACTGGTATCATTACTCGAGGAGAAATAAAAAGTAAGTTGGAGGAGTTGCTTAGCGGTGAAACATACAAACTTAAGGCTTTGGATATTAAAGAAAAGGTTACAAGTAGCGTCATAGAAGGGGGTTGCTCACACAAAAACCTTAGCAATTTTATTGAATGGGTTAAAGAGAGATGAAGATAATTATCATATGCAATATGCCATATTACTATTAAATAAAATCACATCATCAAACCTAAAAAACTCTTTATTCTCTTGTTAAGTGATAATCAGTTCAGTTTAATGCCCTGAAATTTCTACCACAATATGTTTCAATTTATGTATTTATAAGGTGCAGTGCTGCTTTAAGAACGTGGTCTACTGTGGGATGATGTATCATTTTCCTATTTCTGGATGTCTTTATTTGGTTTAATGAATTCCTGATGGCGTTAAAAATGTGTATATATGGTGTCTTTCCATCAACTTTTGACCATTAATCTTTGATTTCTTTGTGTGACTTCAACTTTTTACCAGCATATGATTTTTTTCAAATCAATTTAAGTTGTGCAACCTAATCTATCAACAAAATATTTGCCTGGTTTATGTTAACAAAAGCTTCCATACATTGTTTACTACATAGTTTTTCAAGTATTTTTGGTGACAAATGTGTACTTTGAGCAACTAAAGCAGTTGTTGGATTGTTGCATCAGTTGTTTGCAAGGCCATCATTAATACAGACTCTTTTGTTTCCTCAGCATCATTTTCAAAGGATGAGGGTATTGACACACCCCTACTTTTTGAGTGCACACCCCCCTCCCCTCCCGAGGTGGCATATAGGGCAATAAGGGGAGTATATAGTGTGAAACCAATTAATGTGCCAGAAAAAAGGTTTTGATAACAGTGGCGGACTCAGaaattttttcatgggggtgcgaaacatttttaaaaattttaggccacttggtatataagtaaaaaaatcggttcgtatcaggtcggatcgggtcatgtaaaacaaacgaacatcaaactaaatttatataatcat encodes:
- the LOC110925702 gene encoding UDP-glycosyltransferase 83A1; its protein translation is MAKPHVVVIPYPAQGHVIPILELAQRLVQQGIRVTFVNTEFNHKLVTSNWLDKDSFGGVMQMVPISDGLEPWEDRSDLCKLTLSIMQTMPHKLEELIETINKEESSKVSCVIADDCMAWAIQVAKKMGIGSAAFWPASVATLASIFSFQKLIDDGIINEKGIPLKDHTIQLSEAMPPIKSENLAWACFMDVATIEASFQLVKEAEEAYRLTEWFICNSTTDLEAAAFSMYSQLRPIGPLLASNRLADQAGHFWQEDPTCLTWLDQQQPCSVIYIAFGSFTIFDQTQFEELALGLELSNRPFLWVVRPGMTKETTTSYPDGYTERVGSRGRIVSWAPQQKVLAHPSVACFMSHCGWNSTLEGVTNGLPFLCWPYFADQFHNETYICDMWKTGLRMAKDDTGIITRGEIKSKLEELLSGETYKLKALDIKEKVTSSVIEGGCSHKNLSNFIEWVKER